A genomic segment from Paenibacillus sp. FSL K6-1096 encodes:
- a CDS encoding carbohydrate ABC transporter permease, whose protein sequence is MSFTRKMAWRNYLVEGFLILASLLIILPLLIMLFGSFMTSSEVLRFSLRLPQQWQFSNYTEVFREGGLGRAFLNGMLITSVSSILNIFTSSAASFILVRRETKMSGFLYMFFFMGLIAPMSTITTIRVVQWMGFYGSITSVILIYASLNTAFSVFLYSGFIRSIPKALDEVAFLEGANTFGVFFRIVTPLIVPVNATVAIMVFMSVWNDITIPLYFLTDSSDWTMPLSVYNFYGKYSRDWNLIFADLVLTSLPVLILYIFCQKYIVSGLTAGAVKG, encoded by the coding sequence ATGAGCTTCACACGCAAAATGGCCTGGCGCAACTATCTGGTAGAAGGGTTCCTGATCTTGGCCTCCCTGCTGATTATTCTGCCGCTGCTGATCATGCTGTTCGGCAGCTTCATGACCAGCTCCGAGGTGCTGAGGTTCTCCCTGCGGCTGCCGCAGCAATGGCAATTCTCCAATTATACGGAGGTGTTCCGCGAAGGCGGCCTGGGACGCGCATTCCTGAACGGGATGCTGATTACCAGCGTATCTTCCATCTTGAATATCTTCACCTCCTCGGCAGCCTCGTTCATTCTGGTGCGCCGGGAGACCAAGATGTCAGGCTTCCTGTATATGTTCTTCTTCATGGGCCTGATCGCGCCGATGTCGACCATCACCACGATCCGTGTCGTGCAATGGATGGGCTTCTACGGCAGCATCACCAGCGTCATTCTGATCTATGCTTCGCTGAATACAGCGTTCAGCGTGTTTCTGTACAGCGGATTCATTCGGTCCATTCCAAAGGCGCTGGATGAGGTCGCTTTTCTGGAGGGGGCGAATACCTTCGGTGTGTTCTTCCGGATCGTCACCCCGCTGATCGTCCCGGTTAACGCCACCGTAGCAATTATGGTGTTCATGTCTGTCTGGAACGACATCACCATTCCGCTCTATTTCCTGACCGACAGCTCGGACTGGACGATGCCGCTCTCGGTATACAATTTCTACGGAAAGTACAGCCGGGACTGGAATTTGATCTTCGCGGATCTTGTGCTAACCTCGCTCCCTGTACTAATCCTGTATATCTTCTGCCAGAAGTACATTGTTAGCGGACTTACGGCGGGAGCGGTGAAGGGGTAA
- a CDS encoding sugar ABC transporter permease, whose product MNVSKKLYAYYLIWPALLIYSIFFVLPALAGLYYSFTDWRLDRDTIKFIGWDNFERIFTDRTLLLAIKNTAIFAVVTVIGKNLLGIALAVGLNMRLKTRNLLRAVFYSPSILSVLVISIVFTPMLRSDGTINRIFEAVGLSSLSQAWLTNPAIVIWTVAAVSIWQHTGFQMAIYLAGLQSISKEYYEAATIDGAGSWRSFRSITLPLLLPAININLMLTLIGGLKVFSEVFVLTGGGPGNASQVVGTIILRSFGEGSWGLGTAVNTLLFAAVTIIAIPLLIFMRRKEVSE is encoded by the coding sequence ATGAATGTATCCAAAAAGCTGTACGCGTATTACCTGATCTGGCCGGCGCTGCTGATTTACTCGATCTTTTTCGTGCTGCCTGCGCTGGCCGGACTGTATTATTCCTTCACCGATTGGCGGCTGGACCGCGATACCATCAAGTTCATCGGCTGGGATAACTTCGAGCGGATCTTCACCGACCGGACCCTGCTGCTTGCGATCAAGAATACAGCGATCTTCGCGGTGGTTACCGTTATCGGCAAAAATCTGCTCGGCATCGCGCTGGCGGTCGGCCTCAATATGCGGCTGAAAACCAGAAACCTGCTGCGGGCGGTCTTCTATTCGCCGTCGATCCTGAGCGTACTGGTGATTAGCATCGTCTTCACTCCTATGCTGCGCTCTGACGGGACGATTAACCGCATCTTCGAGGCGGTTGGACTGTCCTCGCTGAGCCAGGCCTGGCTGACCAATCCCGCGATTGTCATCTGGACCGTTGCCGCCGTCTCCATCTGGCAGCATACAGGCTTCCAGATGGCGATCTACCTGGCCGGACTCCAGTCGATCTCGAAGGAATATTATGAAGCCGCGACCATCGACGGCGCCGGCTCCTGGCGCAGCTTCCGCAGCATTACCCTGCCGCTGCTGCTCCCTGCCATCAACATCAATCTGATGCTCACCTTGATCGGCGGGCTTAAGGTGTTCTCCGAGGTATTCGTGCTCACCGGCGGGGGACCCGGCAATGCCTCCCAGGTGGTCGGAACAATTATCCTCCGCTCCTTCGGGGAAGGCAGCTGGGGACTGGGTACCGCCGTCAATACCCTGCTGTTCGCTGCTGTAACCATCATTGCCATTCCCCTGCTGATCTTCATGCGGCGCAAGGAGGTATCGGAATAA